The following coding sequences lie in one Mycteria americana isolate JAX WOST 10 ecotype Jacksonville Zoo and Gardens chromosome 15, USCA_MyAme_1.0, whole genome shotgun sequence genomic window:
- the C15H17orf78 gene encoding uncharacterized protein C17orf78 homolog, producing MLTILIFGLVFMHNNLSRKDPRDYKCHVENASEISGSIRSLNIFLQAPGIAATKGTLTRTQKVITLECFSLQSPVQVNLLYLEKTHEDLTNQTAEKCALQSLKVVASADRKPAISHSCVVLTHHRKKFQRKFILREKGKKFNVANIRLVFLAGISNCVITAKLPKLKVFTEGLTVPHVHQENQTLESKYQFSLQSHKITA from the exons ATGCTCACAATACTAATATTTGGCTTAGTGTTCATGCACAACAATCTCAGCAGAAAAG ACCCCAGAGACTACAAATGTCATGTGGAAAATGCCTCAGAAATATCTGGCAGCATAAGAAGCCTGAACATCTTCCTGCAAG CCCCTGGGATAGCAGCAACCAAGGGGACGTTAACCAGAACCCAAAAAGTCATCACTCTGGAATGCTTTAGTCTTCAAAGCCCCGTGCAAGTAAATCTGCTGTATTTGGAGAAGACGCACGAAGATTTGACGAACCAGACAGCAGAGAAATGTGCCCTGCAGAGCCTGAAAGTCGTCGCCAGTGCAGACAGGAAACCTGCTATCAGCCACAGCTGTGTTGTACTAACACACCACAGAAAAAAGTTCCAGAGAAAATTTATCCttagagaaaaaggcaaaaagttcaATGTAGCAAATATACGTTTAG tgtttctaGCAGGGATATCGAATTGTGTTATAACAGCAAAGCTGCCCAAGCTGAAAGTTTTCACAGAGGGTTTGACTGTCCCGCACGTGCACCAAGAAAATCAAACTTTAGAGAGTAAGTACCAATTCTCCCTCCAGAGTCACAAAATCACAGCATAG